Part of the Helicobacter bilis genome is shown below.
TATCTCATTTGAGCGATAGTAGGGTTTAGGGTGCAAGCATTGCGATATAAATTCTATATCATCATGCAGGAAACATGAGAGAAAACTCGCCCGATTTGTTTTATTATATTTTTGAGAAAAAAAGCAAGAGATTAGAAACTTACTAAGTGATAGAGATAGAAACTTACAAAATGGTAGAACGAAATATTTAGATTCTGCAACTTGAATGTTTTTAGAATCTGTATTTAAATCTATTTTAGAATTTAATCTTTGTTTAGATTCCATATTAGATGTTTCGCTTTGCTCAACATGACAAGCTGTTTTAGCTTCTATAGTCTTACAAACTACACTAAAATTTAGCATTGCATTATAAAGCATTGTTTGTGCTATATTTTTATCTCGCCTTAAATAATGGATAGCATAAACATATTTTTGAATACTGCTAGAATGCTTTTTTGTGAGAGTTTCAAAGAGATAAGATTCTATATTTGCCCTCAACTTCTTGCTTTGTAAATCAAGGAATAAACTTGCGACAACAGGGCATAAGCCATAAAGGGTATCACCTAAGATTTTATGCTGCAAACTTGAAGTGTGAATGCGGAGCTGATGTGTTTTGCCACTTAAGGGAAAAAGTTTTACAAGTGTAAATTTTTCGTTTTGTTTAGATTCTAAGTTTTTAGATATTTCTTTTTTGCTTTGCTTAAAGTCAGTATGAAAAGCGGTTGTGGAATCTAGCTTTTTAGATACTTCGCCTAAAGACTCAGTATGACAAGTATGAGAATCTAAAATATTATTTTGTGCCCTAAACCCCGCACCCCACACATTAAGAAAAGATTCATAACATTGCAACAACTTCTTTTCATTAAAAAAATCGCTATATTGCAAGGTAAAATCATCACTTTTTCTAGCCATAGAATCTTGCTTAATTTTTTTATCATAATCACACTCTGTAAAAAGCATGGAATCTTGTATAAAACCCCTAGAAATATCAGCTAAATTTTCCTGCGGTGCAAGTGAAAAAAGTGCTTTATGTGAAAAAAACGGATTGCTAGATTTATAAAGATAGCTTGAAACTTCATTAAAGTTATGAAATACATGAAGTGGTGTGAGTATGGTAGTAGCCCTGCTTTGGTCTTGTTGTATAGAATCTTTTGTGATAACTTTTATTTCATCTTCTTTAATCGCTTTTACTTTTAAATTTTTTACACTACCTTTAATGCAAAGATTCCCAAAATCTTTTGGAAAAATAATCTCTGATTCTATAAGTAAAGATTCTTTAACTTCGCCATGCAAAATAGCCATATAGCTTTTTTCTACGCCCTTTTGTAAAAAAAGATTTTTTAGCATGACTTCACTTTGCTTATCGATAGAACACACTAAAAGCCCGCTTGTTTCATAATCAAGTCTATGGCAGGGATTAGCATGTTTGCCAAAATAATACCGCAAAGAGTCAAGTATGCTTTTAGAATCTGCTAGGTTTTTAGGGTGAGTGAGAAGTTTTGAAGGCTTATTAAACACACAAAAATAAGGGGGATTTTGTGAGATTTTTAT
Proteins encoded:
- a CDS encoding pseudouridine synthase, whose amino-acid sequence is MGFKTISLQVAERIKATHFLLQNGYSKKDTQKLLDKNRIKQDSRIIHKKDFLEKGYVEILSFMPDDINLIPFFACVPPNHAILQQDIPNLEIKISQNPPYFCVFNKPSKLLTHPKNLADSKSILDSLRYYFGKHANPCHRLDYETSGLLVCSIDKQSEVMLKNLFLQKGVEKSYMAILHGEVKESLLIESEIIFPKDFGNLCIKGSVKNLKVKAIKEDEIKVITKDSIQQDQSRATTILTPLHVFHNFNEVSSYLYKSSNPFFSHKALFSLAPQENLADISRGFIQDSMLFTECDYDKKIKQDSMARKSDDFTLQYSDFFNEKKLLQCYESFLNVWGAGFRAQNNILDSHTCHTESLGEVSKKLDSTTAFHTDFKQSKKEISKNLESKQNEKFTLVKLFPLSGKTHQLRIHTSSLQHKILGDTLYGLCPVVASLFLDLQSKKLRANIESYLFETLTKKHSSSIQKYVYAIHYLRRDKNIAQTMLYNAMLNFSVVCKTIEAKTACHVEQSETSNMESKQRLNSKIDLNTDSKNIQVAESKYFVLPFCKFLSLSLSKFLISCFFSQKYNKTNRASFLSCFLHDDIEFISQCLHPKPYYRSNEIDSKLSQPHSKTQDFNKDFESFFFTFLLFYYALPSHQEKILKDIRLHYCSTDRLLLHASSLSFLEECFICE